A segment of the Cydia splendana chromosome 16, ilCydSple1.2, whole genome shotgun sequence genome:
TAGGATcctatagaaataaaaaaacaacgggttgcactccgggagtgccggcagaagtgaaaactcaatgacattgtaacagtttttcgatcgtcacgtgtccgtcttacgaatcttacgtcttacggacacgtgacctgtcgcgagtttaacattttttccccattacaaaaagtgcacagcgccgctaaagaagttttcacttcaaaaatataaatGGTTCGCGACTGATATAGAAATTCACAATTTATGCTATGGATGTAACCTTTGCTAGTCTAAGAGGAATGATAGATTTCAAGTTATATTTGCCTCGACCAACCGTGTAAATAACATAGGCTCGAAATATCTGGTTAATCGACAATTGCTTGTCATAAAACCACAGGCGTTTGATGTTATCGAGTGCGACGGTAAATAATCATAGGTAAACCATCCGAAATCACCTACTTATATAACGGAATCTGGCTACTTATATAGGTATGGCAGTTCCTCAAGAGCTTTGTTATCCAGGTCGATATTGGAGTAAGTATTCTAAGTATATTCTGGTTTACCTTTGTTTTGCCGGCGATTTTTCTGCAGATTTTCGTTTCACAGATAATTTTTCACGTAATTTCAAATcgcaaaataatctttacacagaatatttacttcaaataattttagttcggattagttatgtttcaccaaaaaattttaaacatatttttgtttCAAGAACAATTTGTTCACGTAATTTCGTTTCACAGAATCATCGATCTGTAGAAAAGTTACTTCTTATAAATACGGTTCACTAAAATTTAAGATACAGAATAGTTATTtagtcgaattttatttattgagtcgttaattaaacgcaatctgcttctctggaaggaattcgtttttaggggttttaggggttgccgttctaacctaacccacttttctggcaacagttcattttcttgggggtcgcagttctaacctaacctatcccacttttctggcaacagttcgttttcttgggggtcgcagttctaacctaacccacttttccaccCTAAACTAACCTCAATTAACTAACCTTTTTTAGCAATTTCAATTAAtatactacgagtatgtgaaaggtaatttagtaaaataataattgttgaaattaatattctgtgaactgtagtgccgcacaaataatattcaatgaatagTAATTCTACAGttagtcttttattttatttaaaaatctttgaatatatattctgaattttaatcaggttacaaaatatgtttctttgGAATGAATAATCGATgaaacagaattaattgtaacaaaaaccgggcaagtgcgagtcggactcgcgcacgaagggttccgtaccataatgcaaaaaaaaaaacgaaaaaaaagcaaaaaaaaaaccggtcacccatccaagtactgaccactcccgacgttgcttaactttggtcaaaaatcacgtttgttgtatgggagccccatttaaatctttattttattctgtttttagtatttgttgttatagcggcaacagaaatacatcatctgtgaaaatttcaactgtctagctatcacggttcgtgagatacagcctggtgacagacggacggacggacggacggacggacagcgaagtcttagtaatagggtcccgttttaccctttgggtacggaaccctaaaaatgggctATTGGATAATTatatgaataattttctgtatAACATAATTCTGCATAAAATTTGGCGATAAAATAAGGGTACATCCTATATTCTATGTGACAACCCCTAGGCATCTTCAAAACAACGTTTTTATAATCCGGACAAGAACTGTTGATGGTGTCTCCAAGGAAGGAAAGGGAGAGAGAGAGATAGGCACGGAAAATGTCCTTACTTCTTCTCGAGCTTCTCCCAGTCGTCAGGCCGGTTGTCGATAATGTAGTGCATCACCTTGTCGGCTCCCTGCTTCTGCCGCGCCGTGCATTTGATGCAGTCGTTGGAAATGGCGTCGGGAAGGTTCTCTGCAAtaataatgtataattttttacatgggggttttcagaaaaaatggtaccactTACTTTACTTCGAAAAATCCATTAACTTTTGGGTTAgattcagaatcacgagtactattgaatgagacaaagaaaaaaagtgtccccagtttttcgtacacattttgggtgtcagttttgtgatggtctatacaaaatgtatgtatatgaaaatgcgtcacaaaatggacatttatttggggacatattttttctttttaaatcgatagtcctcgtgattctgagtagaaataacccaaaagttaatGGGTTATCGAaataaagtaaatggtacacttttaagtgataaTGCCCACATAATGCAGGTTTATTAGGAAcgtcaatacaatacaatacaatacaatacaatacaatacaataatttattcataaaaccataAAACGTCATCGTCATCTATAGAAACTGGCTCCTTCTTTCAACAGTAGGTTAGCGTAGAGTTCTTGCTATTAGGATGAAAAATCATAATATTTAGTAAGAATTACCTATCTAATGACAAAACCATAGAACCAGACCCAACTATAGATTTGTTTACGGATACCTAGGTAGGACGTAGCTTTTAACAGGCATTATTTAGGTAAATTATGTCTGTTAAAAGCTAAGTCTAGAATCTTATTTGAATCGTCACAACAATACTTATGTAGGGGCGACTTGCAATATACCGGTAAGCAGCCGGCTGGAAGCCAGGATCTCGTCTAGATCGATACCATCGTACTTGGTGAATAGGCTGTAACTTACTTTTCAACTCCTTCCCATCAGGCGTGCACGGCCTCAGGTCTAGTAAACAGTTGACATATCCGGTAAGCAGCCGGCTGGAAGCCAGGATCTCGTCTAGATCGATACCATCGTACTTGGTGAATAGGCTGTAACTTACTTTTCAACTCCTTCCCATCAGGCGTGCACGGCCTCAGGTCTAGTAAACAGTTGACATATCCGGTAAGCAGCCGGCTGGAAGCCAGGATCTCGTCTAGATCGATACCATCGTACTTGGTGAATAGGCTGTAACTTACTTTTCAACTCCTTCCCATCAGGCGTGCACGGCCTCAGGTCTAGTAAACAGTTGACATATCCGGTAAGCAGCCGGCTGGAAGCCAGGATCTCGTCTAGATCGATACCATCGTACTTGGTGAATAGGCTGTAACTTACTTTTCAACTCCTTCCCATCAGGCGTGCACGGCCTCAGGTCTAGTAAACAGTTGACATATCCGGTAAGCAGCCGGCTGGAAGCCAGGATCTCGTCTAGATCGATACCATCGTACTTGGTGAATAGGCTGTAACTTACTTTTCAACTCCTTCCCATCAGGCGTGCACGGCCTCAGGTCTAGTAAACAGTTGACATATCCGGTAAGCAGCCGGCTGGAAGCCAGGATCTCGTCTAGATCGATACCATCGTACTTGGTGAATAGGCTGTAACTTACTTTTCAACTCCTTCCCATCAGGCGTGCACGGCCTCAGGTCTAGTAAACAGTTGACATATCCGGTAAGCAGCCGGCTGGAAGCCAGGATCTCGTCTAGATCGATACCATCGTACTTGGTGAATAGGCTGTAACTTACTTTTCAACTCCTTCCCATCAGGCGTGCACGGCCTCAGGTCTAGTAAACAGTTGACATATCCGGTAAGCAGCCGGCTGGAAGCCAGGATCTCGTCTAGATCGATACCATCGTACTTGGTGAATAGGCTGTAACTTACTTTTCAACTCCTTCCCATCAGGCGTGCACGGCCTCAGGTCTAGTAAACAGTTGACATATCCGGTAAGCAGCCGGCTGGAAGCCAGGATCTCGTCTAGATCGATACCATCGTACTTGGTGAATAGGCTGTAACTTACTTTTCAACTCCTTCCCATCAGGCGTGCACGGCCTTAGGTCTAGTAAACAGTTGACATAGCCGGTAAGCAGCCGGCTGGAAGCCAGGATCTCGTCTAGATCGATGCCATCGTACTTGGTTGTGTATGTTTGATCCTCGGCTTGGCTTTGGCAGACCAGGAGAGTGAGGAACATGAGGAAGACGAGTCTTTTCATTGTGAAGCGCCTGCGGAAAATATAGCGGTGATATAGattttaagtgtttttttttttaatatttccgaATAGTCATTTAGTTTTATCCCAACTTAGCTATTATTTTAGTTTAGAGAATCAGAAAAAGAACATAGTACTTATCCTAAATCTTAACGAAAAAATCAGTGCTGGGTCGTCGAACTGAGAACTATAGGTAGAATTAGCTAATTGTAATGAGCATTACTTTCGTTAATCCATCCTGGGTAGGTTATATCgcccaaaacaaaaaaaaacatatttcttaaaatataataaaggcCAAGCAccttttatacatacatataagcaTCATATAAGTACTTAGTTCTGCAATAACCACACTGATAAAGTTTAAGAAATGAGGAGTATGCTCAACTTAgttataggtaagtatagtATTTCACCTTAATTACCTTTTTGAAAAATTGCAACCCGTTTTGCATGAAAGCACTCCACCAAGATAAAATGTTCTTTGTTCCGTTCTCAGGTCGACGATTGTCCTTTATATGCTAGTGTAAATACTTAGGTAAATTGGAAAATGTTTTATTGCATGCAATGCTACAGAAGGTAAGCTGATATCTACAGAGCTGATAATTATGTATTGTTGTTTGTACATCAACCACAAATACCGCAATAATTTAGTATAAAATTTAGAGTTCAAATTACATATGATGTCGAAATAGATCTGGATAATTTTTAGCCCTGTATTTGATCATCGATACACGAGATAGCATATACGATTTTCTGGTCcaacatttcaatataattaatTGAACGATTATTTGAATTCACTGATGCGAAAAAAGTCTTTCAATTAATAAGACCAAttataaattatgaatgaaGCCGAGTGCAACACATAGTGCATAAATGAGACACATTTGTAAAATCACTATAAGTGATTGTGATTTGCAAATAATGAGGTAGGATAGGTACGTGGGATAATAGGAAGGAACCGACTTCTCAAAATAGTATGCCATCATTTTATGGTTTTCTTCATCAGTTCCACTTAACCAACTATGGCTTTCCCAGAGAATTGCTGTCATGATCGTATGGAACTAGAAACctgcataggtacctacatttgcGAAGAATTTAAATGTTGTGTGTTGGGGACAGCAGCATGAACCAGCTGGCTTATACTCCAAAACCTTCTAGTCTAGTAGATCATaaagaggcctttgcccagcagtgaagCGAATGCGTGagtgataaaaataaataaataataaatactaggggacaccttacacagatcaagctagccccaaactaagcaaagcttgtactatgggtgctaggcgacgattatacatacttatacatatagataaatgcatacttatatacctacatagaaaacacccatgactcaagaacaaatatttgtgttcaacacacaaataaatgcccttaccgggattcgaacccaggaacATCGGCTTCAcatgcagggtcactacccactaggccagaccggtcgtcataatGACGATGAAATTTCGTTTGTCGTAAGTATACTAAGCTAACTTAACTTACAGCAAATTAAATTTCGTCGTTTATCTGCCACTAAGCGTCCTAGTGTTTAACAGCCTATATTCCAATAGTTGCCAGCGGGTTTGTAGCACTGGGACATTTATCTTAATACTGGTACctactaaacaataataaaaattcaaagcACGTTAGAGTAGGTGCCTAAAACTTGATGTGTCatgaatcatcatcatttagATGCGAATAATCACAATGTCACCCCTGACCTCCATGACTCCACACCGAAGAACAAAGGCATCTGTGCGCTATCGTAATGATACCTAGGTATCAAAGAGAAAattacagtaggtaggtatttttaatatCTAGAGACCTTTAAGATGGGGGTACggtcttttcttgaaggtttgaaggtcgtatcggtctggaaataccgcaggcgacagttcattccacagtttggctgaGCAGGCGGGAAGttgagaaacgcacagttgaggactgccaactaTCCACGTGTt
Coding sequences within it:
- the LOC134798334 gene encoding ejaculatory bulb-specific protein 3-like — encoded protein: MKRLVFLMFLTLLVCQSQAEDQTYTTKYDGIDLDEILASSRLLTGYVNCLLDLRPCTPDGKELKKNLPDAISNDCIKCTARQKQGADKVMHYIIDNRPDDWEKLEKKYNSDGSYKKKYLDSKVHKEDKTTEDVKPAEGEITEETKTETTEE